The genomic region ACAGCTTTAGTTTTCTTTGGAAAAGGAGTGAAACCTTTTGTTTGCAGCTCAACAAACAGATCAGCTCTCTTCCTATTACTTACAATGATCTCTCCCTTCACAACTGCAAGGATAAACCTAACCTTGTTTTCCAACTTCAACAACTCCATTTCACGTTTGTTCAGTAGAAATTTCtgcacaaaatacaaaaattgcaatTAATAATTGTTTCCCTAAGAAATGGCTGAAATTATTGAGTATCAGTTCTACTCTTTTGCTATGTGCATAAGTGAGCTcacctttcttttctcataaaattcaAGTCTTAAGTGAAAAAAATCTTCAAGAACTGCAGGGGGGAAAATCACAAACAGTAAGTGTGTTATCGTGGAAATTATATTGGAAAATCAATGTAAAGAACTCCAATTTCTCTCACATACTTTGCTCCGGGTTGTCATACTTCTTAATCACGCCTCTTGGGTCAAATAAGTGCATATTAGTTGTGCTGATTGTAGTGGTTAGTTTAAATTTCTTCAGCAAACCCTCTTGAGTGACCCTAATCAAGTTCTCAGGGGTCAAGAAGACGTCAAATTCTACTGTTACGTCATCACAATTCATATCAAAATCCTGCAGCCAGCATTATTTTTCATGAGAAACTAGGTACAATCTAATTCACATTGTGGTGGATAACATAATTCTCAAGGACTTGAGCAACTTTACCTCAATGAAGGGATCTTTGCATTCTTTATTACTAGAAGAAACAGATTCCAGGAATTCCTTGTAATCTTGTGTCCATCTACGGATTGGTAGCTCTGTTATCCTTAGTGTCGTCTCATTGACTTCCTCTATAGTTCCACAAATAGTGTAGCTATTCCCTCCTTCCTTTGCAGCAGTTTTCTCAATAGTTCCTTTAAACCATTTATACCATGGATCCATAGGCTCCATAGCATCACCATTCAACAAGCGCCTAACATTTGCTATTATGTCTCTTGGGTTGTAATTAGGAACATAAGAGCTCCAACCAGTCCCAATTCCTTCACTACCATTGACAAGAACCGTTGGTATAATTGGCATGTacctaaaataaccaaaaaattgAAGTATAAGCCTTATTTATATATAGGAGTTCTTCATACAAAATGCTAAAATCCCTTCTACCAAATAGATAGAAGAATGGGGAAAAGGATACCAAATTGGTTCAATTGATTGCCCATCTTCATTCAAGTAGTCAAGAAGGTCATCATCATCCTTATGGAACAGAAACCGCGTGATTGGAGAAAGCCGTGTATAGACATACCTAGCACTAGCATGATCTTTTCCTCCCTGAAATCGAACAGATCATTTGTGAATTCAAAATGTGATAATAAGATTAGAACTAAAAACCCATACTGAACTAGATTCAGCTTTAAAGAGTGACACGAGGCATGTTCATCTCACATAATTACGAGTGCCAAATTGGCCATTTGGTTGAAGCAGGTTAATGTTGTTGGAGCCCACATAGTCTTGTGCCATTCCGATGATGGTACTCGCAAGACTCTGCTCACCATGATGATAAGCTGAATGCTCAGACACATAACCAGAAAACTGGGCAACTTTTGCTTCCTTGACAAAGTTCCTCTTGAAAGAGCAGAAAAGAATTTTCCTTTGGCCAGGCTTCAGGCCATCAACCATGGAGGGAATAGACCTCTGAAGATCTGCCATTGAAAACAATATAAGCTCCTTGTTGACAAAGTCACTGTATTTTATGAGCTTGCCCGTCTGATCAAGGTGAGTACCAGGCTGCACATTCAGAAGGTGTTATATTAGATATATATTCATTCACTTTCTCTAAAAACACAAGAAGAAAGCATGGCAAAACTTTGACCTCAAACTGCCTAAGCCAACTCTTCCTCTCTTCTATCTTCTTCTTACTAAATGCCAGCTCAATGGCCTCCCCATCCTGTTCATCTTCCCAAATAAAATCTTTCCTGTGTTTCTCAAGATCTGCAAAGTACTCTCTTCCTTCCTTTGATGTGCTTGTTCCCAACCCCTAAAAAGTCACAAACAAATCAATATGCAAAAGACAGAAAacagataataaaataaaaggttctGTAAATGGTTCACGTGTAACAAGTTTAACAATGCAAACCTTATAGTACTTGATAGACCACCCACTTGCATTGCCCGTCAAATTGTGCTTCCATGACTCGTACTCAGGCATGGTATAAAATGATAATTGTGTCCCATTTTTGTGAGTTGCCTGCAAAGATGATAAATGATCATTTTCACTCAAGAAACATTCCACTTATATTAAAGTTGTGCTAATATTTGAACTAGTTAATTGAAAATACCAACCTTCACAATAGGAGTGATAAACTCAATTAAGAAAGATGGAACTTTTAACAGTGATGGCCAATACGAATGAATAAAATTGATCAACAGCCCTTTGATGTGGGAACCATCATGATCCTGTACAAGAAttatagttaaaattttataattgttgaaGGCTGTCAGTGTGCCTTGTAGAGAGAATTGTAAGCataaaacaagaacaaaacaaTAAGAGAAACTTAAGGCGCACCTGATCAGTCATTATCATCAAATGACCATATCTCAAAGATTTTACATTGGCGTATTCTTTATGCTGCTGAAGTCCAAGAATCTGCTTTATGTACCCAATTTCTTTATTCTCAGTGAGCTGTTTAGCAGTGGCTTCCCTCACATTGAGCAATTTACCTCTCAATGGGAACACACCATAGTAATCTCGACCCACAGCAGCAAGCCCGGCCAACTGTATTAAAATGAATAACATCAAAAATCATACAAGTGATACCCAATAGAGCTAACTTTAATGCTAAAATACTCTGCACAATGACACAACAACTTACTGCAAGAGCCTTAGCCGAATCTCCTTCAGTTAAAATCAAGGTACATTTATCAGATTCCTTCCCTCCGGCTTTGTTAGCATCATCTAGTTTTTCAATACCATGAATCTTCTCTGTCTTTGTTCCATCACTTTTCTTAAGATCTTTACTCTGCTTGAAATTTGCCCATGATAGGAGACTGTCTACAATTCCAGACTTTGAGACTGCAAAAACAAGTGGTTCACAAGAATCACTTTCCAGTATTTCAATGGTAACATGCTAGTGTCtacaatgatgaaaaaaaataaagtgaaacGAACCATTCTTCAGAAAATCTTGTGAAAGCTCACACTTGGACCCAAAACTGCTTTGACGAAGTGTCAGAGTTTCTTTAGTTTGGGAATCAAAAGCAGGGTTGTCAATAAGAGCATTGACAAAAACCCACAAGTAGTTCTTCACGTTATGGGCTTTGATATTGGCattcttgtttttcttatttacaAAATTCATTATATGGTTTGTAATTTGATTAGTGATATAATCAACATGAGTTCCACCCTTGGTTGTGGCAATCGAATTCACAAAGCTGACCtggttaaaaaacaaaaaaaccatttaagtcTCACACAATTGCAATTCCAATTGACTCATTATTCCCAATGCTTCAAAAGACCTAGGTACCTGTTGAAACTGCCCGTCACTAAGACTCACGCATATCTCCCACCTATCATTAACTTTCACATGATAGCTGAGGAAACAAATGATTCTAGTAAGCAATTATTACTATGAAggggaaaaatacaaaaaaaatagaaacattcAGAGTTTCATAGAAAGAACCTTGAAGGTTTCTCAGGTTTAGATTTAGCAGCAGAATCTAAGTAGAGATTAACATAATCAGTAAATGATTTTACGGGGATCCGAGTTCCATTCAGTTCAACCTTCACAGACTTCCCAAGGCACCCAGCCAAGTCAAATACCCGCTTTTTCATCAGCGCAACCACATCGTCCTCAAGATGAGTCATGTTAAATTTTGCCAAGTCGGGCTTAAATGAAACCTTAGTCCAGTTCTCACTCTCTTTGCACTTTGAAATGACTGGCTCAGATTTCGTTCCCATGTTGTTGGAAAATACCTTCAGAGCACCAAAACCATTTCACTGAATTAGCACATTGATGAAATGCAAATGCTATGTTTTTCAAAGGAATAAGACTTAATCTAGAACtacattaaacaataaatttcaGTGACCAATATTATGTCTCCACAAAGTGAACAGAACTCTGAACCACATTAGGCAATAAAACACCCACAAATCTATGAActattaacattttaattataACATAATCACTAAAATAACCCATGAAACCCAGAACCTTGTGCATATGCATCTAGACAAGAACCCTTCTATAACTACACAACAGAAATACTtttgtacagttttttttttctttttatttgataaataagCCAAGACTAGAATGAAAAAACAGGATCAGAATTCTCACTGTAATAAACAATAACTGAAATTCACAGATATCCAAAGACCATTCATTCATAAACATATTAAATCCTAAATTCCCAGTTGAACCAAAAGACTGATTGAAAAAACAAAGTAGGTTAATCAAAAATTGGCCCACATCACATAACCTAAAATTGTATCAGTTCCAAGAATGAATCAAAGAAAACCCactaaacaaaccaaaacccTAACTAAATCCATCACGCGCCCGAAAACTCAATCCAACAAATCAAACACCATGAATCCTCCTCACAAACTAGCTACAGAGATATTGCACCAAATCTAAACCTAcagaaaccctaaaaaaaaaaaaagtcaaaacacATCACTTTCTTGttcaaatcaaaccaaaaactCATTTCCAAGGAatccaaaaaccctaaaacctctcaagaaacacaatcaaatcaaaccaaacctgCTTGTACTTCTTCAGTCGCTTCCCATCAGCGGTCTCGATAACAAACTCGGTCGAGAAGATGTTCGTGAGCTTCGCACCATAGCCATTCCTCCCACCAGTGGTCTTCTTCACAGTATCGTCGTAATTGCTACTCGTCAACAAGTGCCCGAAAATCAACTCCGGCACGTACACCTTCTCCTCCTGGTGAATCTCCACAGGCACTCCATCTCCATTGTTCTGCACGCTGATCCGGTTCTCCTCCACGTCGATCACCACCTTCAGCGAGTCCATCTTCGGGTCCCGCTGCTTGTTATCCGCCGCATTGACCAAGATCTCGTCGAAAATCTTGTACAGTCCCGGGACGAAGGTGACCGGCCTGTGAACCATGCCGCGGTCGGGCTCGTAAACCCAGAGCGACTGCGTGTGCTTCTCTATGGAGCCGATGTATGTGTCGGGCCGAAGAAGGATGTGCTCGAGTTGTGACTTCTTTTGGTACATTTCTTCAATGGTTTTTCCATTTTTGGTGGCGGCCGCCGCTTCGACGGGTGGTGTGGGGTCCACATTTGCGGCGGCCGAGGGTTGTAAGGGGCGTTTTTTCTCGACTACCATGGTTGTTGTTGGAGAGAGAAATGAGTTTTTGgggttttagagagagagagagagagattgggaTTTATAGGGAGATTCCAACGGTCGAGAAAGGGagtgtgggatttttttttttggaatttgaatttgaatttgagggAGTTTGGGCGGGGTTTTGAAATTGTGGAGATTGAATGGATGGGATTCAAGGAGAGGGATCGGACGGTTGTGGTTAGATTTTGGGAGGTCACGTGAGGGATCTGGACATTTTTTGCAATTAgctttttatacatttttttgtttcaaatatAGAGAGAGATATACATGACATATTGCCATATATTTGTTTGGTCATGTTCATGCAATTCTTTTTATTAGGCCATTTTTGTTAAATAGtaatcatttttaatattaataaataaaaaattcaaaataataatgtttttgaaGTTATTTGGTAAATTAACTTTTTCGGATACAACAATCTATGTTAAAAAATATCATGTTTGAAAAGATGAGCTCCATGTTTtgatacaatattttttcaataattttaaaatattgttattttgagttttgaccacaccaaaaaaaaaaaaaacagttttaatattatttagtgAAATTGGTATTCTTTATtgtattactttttgtttttagttaaaTAGATTAAATGCTATTTGCATAGCTCCAAATACTAAAAACTTGCTCCATCAATAGTGttatatctaaaaatatttgGCAACTAGCTATAGTGAACATCTACATTAGTGGAGTTATAAATTTACAACACTCAATatcaatgattttattttatatttcaacacaataaaataatatatttactacaataaacaacaaccacctccaccaccaacacaataaaataacataattttttaataaaatattattatttgttttaccTTCTTATTAAATTTGGCTTTCCCTCCACCATTGCCgcataaattttatctttagtagtgctaaaaatagcaatatagctttttagcaccactaataCTGACTGTAGCtaattgttataatttttttattcaattttattttttcattctgCCTTCTCTCCTTTCTCGCCAACAGCACAACCCACTCATATTCTCTCCTCTCACACTATGAAATTGAAAGTAGTGTAGATAAACTGATAAAGGCATATGAGTAACTATTAGAAGTTTTGATTCAGTTTCATTCTCCTTGCTTTcatctcaatctctctcttctcatcGTTGTCATGGTCCGCAATCGTTGGTGGTCATCCTACAATTCTACAATCTACATTGCTTAAAAAGGTGCATATGTTGTGTGTAATATAACTTGCTCCacctcttttaaaaattatcatagctttttagttgtgtttgttTCATACctttatgttaaaattttatagtCTCTCCATTGTGTGTGTTCGTTTGTTTTTCAAAGAATTGCAATTGCCAATATGATGATTTCCCCAAATAATAAGTAGTGttcttttctatatataaacaatGCTTTTGTGAAGTATTTGAttcatcccaaaaaaagaactttGTGAAGTACTAGGAGAAAATAGTTTTATTAAGGGGAGTCAGAGAAGAGTGTCACaaatcaaagagaataaaaagggtctaagagcattcttatcaaatgtttcaaaaaaaatgttattttgacaCATTAAATATCTACTTTAtcattttaccacatcattttacaatatctcaTTTATCAGATATTTTATCCCTCAATTCtatccattaaaataatatttacaacaaattaaaataatatattatctcttcCAATCATCAACAGCAAAAACACCAGCAACAACGGCACAACCAACACCACTGTCGCAACAACACCGACAACCACCACCagcacaaacccacatccaccaacaccaccttattaaaaaaaaaaaccacaacaacttAACGACACAAACACCACAACCACCCAATAATCACCCTCACAACCACCAAATTGCCGCCACAACCACAGTACCACGGCCACAACTAACCCACAAGCCACCACATTTCCAAACCttaaaacccatcccaaatcaaacaaacccacaacTTAAGCGGCGAGATCGGTGAGATCGGCTTCAAGCAGGAGACATCGGTGGCGAGATTGGCTTTTCAGGCAGCTTCAGGCAAGATCGGTTTTAGCGGCTTAAGGTGGCTTTAGGCAAGAGAGAAGACGAGCGACTTGAGGTGGCTTTAGGCGAGAGAATAGATGACTATGGCTTGAGGTGGCTTTAGGCTAGAGGGAGTTATGGAGGACGACTATGGCAAGATCAGCAGGCGATGGCTCCAAGCGAGATCGGCGGGCGGCAGCTCCAAGCGAGCGTGTACCGATTCTTTTGCGGAGTAGAGTGAGGacgagagaggaagagagtgagagaaaaaaaaaatgaaagtgagaaagaaatagGGAGCAACGAGAGAGATGGAGACCAGAGAGGAGAGAAAGCTGTTGCAGACGAAGAGAGAATGCGTTGGGAGGAgataagcaaataaaataagcaaataaaattataacaaacCAGTCCGTACCGTCTCAAAGATGAGACAGTACTGTAAATGTGTGTTATAATTTTTGGGATTTGAGATATCTGATGAGAACTGATTTTTGGTATTTGATGTGTCAAATGTGCTATATTATAGCATTTAACACATTTACAAATCCTGctatgaatgctctaagaatGTGGGAGAATAAATACaagtaaagaattttttttctttagccaTGAGTAACACATACAATGTGCGAGACAACCTTTAAATCTATTTCCATGATCTCATCCCTTCGAATAAATTTATGGACAGCTTTTTTCGcaactttttaaaatgataagttATAAATTATAGACAATAATAGTGGTGATATAAGCAGACTTATATAAAAGAGATAgcgttagtttttttttttaataccagtAATAGCATTAGATTTATTATCTATGAATACACGTTGAAAAAGGTTGAAGGTTGTgtatctaatgaaatggccaaccTTGGATTTATTCTTGCctgtaattttgttgtttttgatatACCACTGCATGCGGTGGTAGACTTGTTAGAGCATCAATATTAGTGgtgcaaaaatttaaaaatttgacaccacaaaaagttattttatctattttaccatttcacTTTACATAATACCTAACATCAGcggttttattttagcattcaatataataaaataatataaaaaataatatatcttttaatatatatatatatatatatttttttttaccttcttaGCTACAATGAATAACCATCTTTGGTTGTGAACTGTAGCTCACAGCAAAAAAAATTGCCTTTGCCTCCGCTGATACAGCCACTCTAGTTACATTTAGTTGGtaaatttagcaatttaccTCCATCAATGCTAATCCTGTTAGCTGCTGATATACCCGAGCTTGCACtagatttattaatatttgaatGATATTATccattttcacaaaaatgaaATGGCTTCCCTACCTAGTGCCTACCTAGGTTAGGCCTTTAGGCTTTAGCCCAAAAGAAATAGTTGGGCCAAGTTGATCTTCTTTCCCTGATAGAAAGACCCACGCGGCCTGCATGAGCATGAACAGAGGAGATTGGATATAGGCACATCTATATTTACAACGGGCCGAAAGTATAGACcacaaaattctctctcttgttAATACTCAAAATCCATCAAACAAAATGGACCAACAAGGACTGAATTGCCTAGTTCACATTAAACTTGTCTTCTCCGAAGGCTATGAAAGTTTAGGGGCCAATTGGATAAGAATTTTTaagtaacattgtttgtattttttagaaatacgtgtaggtgaaaaaatgtgtaaaaatacgtgtaattttgtttaaatactgaaaactgttgtttaaacaacgatAACAAACGGGTTCTTAGTTTTATgtgtcttaaaaaataaataaataaaataaaacaaaattcaaatgttATAAACCAAGTGAGGAAGGaagatttgattttgaaatttggttCTTCTAGTTAAGGAAAATAAGCAATGTCATTGATTTGAGTTACAAAACTCCTAACAAATGTGGATGCAACTATAGCAAAGGATCATGCAACATTAGCAGTGGTAGCTCAAAATAAATTAGGATAAATTATGAAAGCTTTAGACCAAGGAAGCTCAATCCTGGACAGTGGACACCTGCTGTATTAGAAGCTGAAGGCTGAAGCTATTTTATGGGCAATCCAGTTTGCAAAACTGGAACTTTTTCATAAGGTTATTGTAGAAGGTGATGCAATAGTGATGTACTGGATACTGATTGTCCTAATTGTCCttgagaaatttaaaactttGGTAATGACTCTAGACTCTAGAGTTTAGTTTAGATTTTGTTTCAAATGTAGTTTCTGTTGGGTGAGAAGGAATGCCaacactttggtcctattcgatctattcggtccaatttgcTCCTATTTGGTTCACATgggttctattcggtccacattggtTTTATTTGGTCTATTTTTGTCCATATAggttctatttggtccattttgtctACTTTcgtcctattcagtccacttgGGTCTATTCCATCTTATTCagtcctatttggtccatttcggTCCTCATTTCTATTCAGTTCACATGggttctattcagtccattcagtccactttagTCTACTCAGTCCTATTACGTTCTATTCGTACTAATTtagtcttattcggtccactttggttctattcagtccattcagTCCATTTTGATCCTATTCGTTTACTatggtcctattcagtccattttggCCACTTCTATCCTATTCGATCTActttggtcctttttggtccacTAAAAGTGATAATTCATTACTTGCATTTTTGaaacattatttattataaaatacataaattattgaatttggctatgtcattaataatttaaatggtAGGCGTTGGTAGCTCATGGATTAGCCAAATTTATAGCcctctatttttcttcttcttaatgaattcatgagagagaaagagaaagagaaatatatatatatatatatatatatatatatagcactcctctagactatgagtgtagacCACCTCTGGATATATCCCGGTTTAGATCCCCAACAGATCTACACCATCCCCATAGGtagtcacctatctaccttaaagatagatctgcatcctagtgtagctcaaccagacctttaGGATCACCATTCCCAATCTCTAGAAGAGATCTAAGTgtacaacatatatatatatatatatatatatatatatatatatatgtcatataAGGGCTCCAATggtgtattaaatattaaaacctTTTGTTGTcgaataaaatatttagagaTTTATCACCATCTATActgaaaatcaattggtgtcttggtccaATGGTAAAGAACAAACGTCACAGAGTAGACATCATAAGTTTGAAATATTACCGATCTATCAAAAGGTTAATTCCTCTTTTCCTTGACAATGAATCGCTTATCACTTAACTAATACGTGCTAAATAAGTTAAAATCTTGATTTGGTTTGATAATTGATATAGCATAAAGACAAGCAAATAAAAATATGGTAATGAAAGTCCTCAATCTTACCAGCATTAGGAACCAAAAGTACTTTTAGACATTATTTTAGAACCAAGCACCGGTGTATGTAAAAGTGGTGACTGGTGAGTGTATCATCACTTCCAATTCAATTGGGCAAAAGAGAAAGGCCGGTTTGAGTTTTGACTCTTTGTTAGGCTTTCGGCCAACCCTTTGATGGCTCCTTTCGAAGACTTGTTCATTATTTTTGAACTTTTGACCaaagtagaaaagaaagaaaccaatataaattaaataaagataGCAAAATAGCTACATGGCATTGGGCTTGGGACTCCACGTCTGTTATAGTCAAAGAATATCGTAATCCTGGCTTCATTGTGAATTTTGTATAGATCAATGATTCAACGTGCAGTTTATTTAATTCAGAATAGGAAAAACTTTTACCTTCTTGGtatctttttgtttgttttttgttttaaccccTGAATTTTTCAAGCCATTTAACAAATTGATTAGGGGGGCTGATTTTAAAAATccatttaacaaataatgaatctatatggttttattttatttgtatcaaatttagattttaagttttaatttgaaacatTGAAAACtataagaattaatttaaaaccATCCTAAATTATAGGGGGGCTTTAAATATACTTTGATCAATTTCTTTGGAGTGGTTGAATTCTCAACAACATTAGTCTGTGTTAGTCATTGTTGGCTTAGTTACACGTATTCTTTTTATCAATTctatttgattaaaaatagTCCCTATTAGTCTATTACTTCCTTAATCGAGATGTCTTTTTAACTACTTCttccaatattattttttagtcttcttctaccttcttttttttttttttttgttaaaccccataaaaaataaaatatgttgatTACATTACACAATACCTGCAAGTTGTCACAATAATGCAACTCAAGCATCTTTAAACCAGCAAATATAACTAATCCAAACAGATCTCACGTGTTGTTTTAAAGTTGTCTACTATGTTACCtatgcaaacaaacaaaaacataaatgtttctttcttcttcttttttccttttctcactCCTTAGAGGAGTACTTTTTGTTTGACAAAATGCCAATTCATTGCCAATCCTAAATGCAATCAGCCAGTCCAAAATGGAGATCTCAAGTCTCAACCATTACAATAAATTCCTTCAGGttgtgttttgagtttgaggatttgaaatctaaacaaatttaaagaataattgttaatataaaCTGTTTGAAATCTTTGGAGATTTAGCTCAAGTaatttcaaactaaaatttaaaattgaaatccttttctttaactaaaaattcCATCAGGAAATAAAGGCTTGATGTAAAATAATCTCTTTCATATTGCTTCACTAAAAGGGAAACCTTTCATCATACAAAGAGATATAAAGAGATGTTGCAATCTCTGTACAGATTCTGGTTAGCAgctgataaaaagaaaaagaaaaaagaaaaacagaaccTAGAACAGAAAATTCACCTACTGATCATGAACTATAACAGATAGGAC from Castanea sativa cultivar Marrone di Chiusa Pesio chromosome 11, ASM4071231v1 harbors:
- the LOC142617159 gene encoding DNA topoisomerase 2 isoform X2, which translates into the protein MELSYHVKVNDRWEICVSLSDGQFQQVSFVNSIATTKGGTHVDYITNQITNHIMNFVNKKNKNANIKAHNVKNYLWVFVNALIDNPAFDSQTKETLTLRQSSFGSKCELSQDFLKNVSKSGIVDSLLSWANFKQSKDLKKSDGTKTEKIHGIEKLDDANKAGGKESDKCTLILTEGDSAKALALAGLAAVGRDYYGVFPLRGKLLNVREATAKQLTENKEIGYIKQILGLQQHKEYANVKSLRYGHLMIMTDQDHDGSHIKGLLINFIHSYWPSLLKVPSFLIEFITPIVKATHKNGTQLSFYTMPEYESWKHNLTGNASGWSIKYYKGLGTSTSKEGREYFADLEKHRKDFIWEDEQDGEAIELAFSKKKIEERKSWLRQFEPGTHLDQTGKLIKYSDFVNKELILFSMADLQRSIPSMVDGLKPGQRKILFCSFKRNFVKEAKVAQFSGYVSEHSAYHHGEQSLASTIIGMAQDYVGSNNINLLQPNGQFGTRNYGGKDHASARYVYTRLSPITRFLFHKDDDDLLDYLNEDGQSIEPIWYMPIIPTVLVNGSEGIGTGWSSYVPNYNPRDIIANVRRLLNGDAMEPMDPWYKWFKGTIEKTAAKEGGNSYTICGTIEEVNETTLRITELPIRRWTQDYKEFLESVSSSNKECKDPFIEDFDMNCDDVTVEFDVFLTPENLIRVTQEGLLKKFKLTTTISTTNMHLFDPRGVIKKYDNPEQILEDFFHLRLEFYEKRKKFLLNKREMELLKLENKVRFILAVVKGEIIVSNRKRADLFVELQTKGFTPFPKKTKAVEPEVAGATDDAEETEVKSPADSSSNGVQISDYEYLLAMAIGSLTIEKVQELCSERDKLNKEVDDLRKETPKSFWRKDLDALEGQLDELEKSDAQSEELRKKMRGKARGEAAMKSTRQAPKNPRKNNNKKANNAESVTEAVSSSMAAMEIEKAPEVAKPKGRAGSRKAPAKPKKQTLVLNDDDDNEDDDVLELKERLAAYNLDSSPDQSAAMETEVPKVTAKKKEPSKRAAAAQKKKPLATVSEISDDDDINEIDDDDEDSEIEVVAAPEAGKKGGRKPAANAKAGKAPAAAKKRGAANKQQPQTLGQKLLTDMLKPAENSGISPEKKVRKMRASPFNKKSGSVLGGVRKVNEMTENEENLGSASTSASTEETIEVAPARARPQRVNRAQTRYVLSDSESEHATEDSEFDEVTDESEDE
- the LOC142617159 gene encoding DNA topoisomerase 2 isoform X1, translated to MVVEKKRPLQPSAAANVDPTPPVEAAAATKNGKTIEEMYQKKSQLEHILLRPDTYIGSIEKHTQSLWVYEPDRGMVHRPVTFVPGLYKIFDEILVNAADNKQRDPKMDSLKVVIDVEENRISVQNNGDGVPVEIHQEEKVYVPELIFGHLLTSSNYDDTVKKTTGGRNGYGAKLTNIFSTEFVIETADGKRLKKYKQVFSNNMGTKSEPVISKCKESENWTKVSFKPDLAKFNMTHLEDDVVALMKKRVFDLAGCLGKSVKVELNGTRIPVKSFTDYVNLYLDSAAKSKPEKPSSYHVKVNDRWEICVSLSDGQFQQVSFVNSIATTKGGTHVDYITNQITNHIMNFVNKKNKNANIKAHNVKNYLWVFVNALIDNPAFDSQTKETLTLRQSSFGSKCELSQDFLKNVSKSGIVDSLLSWANFKQSKDLKKSDGTKTEKIHGIEKLDDANKAGGKESDKCTLILTEGDSAKALALAGLAAVGRDYYGVFPLRGKLLNVREATAKQLTENKEIGYIKQILGLQQHKEYANVKSLRYGHLMIMTDQDHDGSHIKGLLINFIHSYWPSLLKVPSFLIEFITPIVKATHKNGTQLSFYTMPEYESWKHNLTGNASGWSIKYYKGLGTSTSKEGREYFADLEKHRKDFIWEDEQDGEAIELAFSKKKIEERKSWLRQFEPGTHLDQTGKLIKYSDFVNKELILFSMADLQRSIPSMVDGLKPGQRKILFCSFKRNFVKEAKVAQFSGYVSEHSAYHHGEQSLASTIIGMAQDYVGSNNINLLQPNGQFGTRNYGGKDHASARYVYTRLSPITRFLFHKDDDDLLDYLNEDGQSIEPIWYMPIIPTVLVNGSEGIGTGWSSYVPNYNPRDIIANVRRLLNGDAMEPMDPWYKWFKGTIEKTAAKEGGNSYTICGTIEEVNETTLRITELPIRRWTQDYKEFLESVSSSNKECKDPFIEDFDMNCDDVTVEFDVFLTPENLIRVTQEGLLKKFKLTTTISTTNMHLFDPRGVIKKYDNPEQILEDFFHLRLEFYEKRKKFLLNKREMELLKLENKVRFILAVVKGEIIVSNRKRADLFVELQTKGFTPFPKKTKAVEPEVAGATDDAEETEVKSPADSSSNGVQISDYEYLLAMAIGSLTIEKVQELCSERDKLNKEVDDLRKETPKSFWRKDLDALEGQLDELEKSDAQSEELRKKMRGKARGEAAMKSTRQAPKNPRKNNNKKANNAESVTEAVSSSMAAMEIEKAPEVAKPKGRAGSRKAPAKPKKQTLVLNDDDDNEDDDVLELKERLAAYNLDSSPDQSAAMETEVPKVTAKKKEPSKRAAAAQKKKPLATVSEISDDDDINEIDDDDEDSEIEVVAAPEAGKKGGRKPAANAKAGKAPAAAKKRGAANKQQPQTLGQKLLTDMLKPAENSGISPEKKVRKMRASPFNKKSGSVLGGVRKVNEMTENEENLGSASTSASTEETIEVAPARARPQRVNRAQTRYVLSDSESEHATEDSEFDEVTDESEDE